One Burkholderia thailandensis E264 genomic window carries:
- a CDS encoding LLM class flavin-dependent oxidoreductase: MAKRKILLNAFDMNCVGHINHGLWTHPRDRSARYTDLDYWTDLARTLERGKFDGIFLADIVGVYDVYGGGPDVALRESVQVPVNDPLLLVPAMAHATTHLGFGVTANLTYEPPYLFARRMSTLDHLTKGRIGWNIVTGYLDSAARGMGLAGQIGHDERYARADDYMEAVYKLWERSWDDDAVIRDRDARVFARPDKVRRVRHDGPYYSVDAIHLSEPSPQRTPVLYQAGSSARGVEFAAKHAECVFVNGRSKAAARSAAADIRAAAARIGRDPASIKIFAGITVVTDDNERAAREKFDEYRRHANPEAGLAHFASSTGIDFSRFGPDEPIAHVKTDAIQSAVDAISTASATGAWTVRRILEQMSIGGRYRPLVGSPSQVADALAAWVEETGIDGFNVTRTVVPESFDDFVDLIVPELQNRGLYKEDYDAAPTLRAKLFGESGRLPGWHAGAQHRFGRERDTGQV, translated from the coding sequence ATGGCGAAGAGAAAGATCCTGCTGAACGCGTTCGACATGAATTGCGTCGGCCATATCAATCACGGCTTGTGGACGCATCCGCGCGACCGCTCCGCGCGGTACACCGACCTCGACTACTGGACCGATCTCGCGCGCACGCTCGAGCGCGGCAAGTTCGACGGGATCTTTCTCGCCGACATCGTGGGCGTCTACGACGTGTACGGCGGCGGCCCCGATGTCGCGCTGCGCGAATCGGTGCAGGTGCCCGTCAACGATCCGCTGCTGCTCGTGCCGGCAATGGCGCACGCGACGACGCATCTCGGCTTCGGCGTGACCGCGAATCTCACGTACGAGCCGCCGTATCTGTTCGCGCGGCGAATGTCGACGCTCGATCACCTGACGAAAGGCCGCATCGGCTGGAACATCGTGACCGGCTACCTCGACAGCGCGGCGCGCGGCATGGGCCTCGCGGGGCAGATCGGGCACGACGAGCGCTACGCGCGCGCGGACGACTACATGGAGGCCGTCTACAAGCTGTGGGAACGGAGCTGGGACGACGACGCGGTGATCCGCGACCGCGACGCGCGCGTGTTCGCGCGGCCCGACAAGGTGCGCCGCGTGCGCCACGACGGGCCGTATTACTCGGTCGACGCGATTCATTTGAGCGAGCCGTCGCCGCAGCGCACGCCGGTGCTGTACCAGGCCGGTTCGTCGGCGCGCGGCGTCGAGTTCGCCGCGAAGCATGCCGAATGCGTGTTCGTGAACGGCCGGAGCAAGGCCGCCGCGCGCTCGGCGGCGGCCGACATTCGCGCGGCCGCCGCGCGGATCGGCCGCGATCCGGCGTCGATCAAGATCTTCGCGGGCATCACGGTCGTGACGGACGACAACGAGCGGGCGGCGCGCGAGAAGTTCGACGAATACCGGCGCCACGCGAACCCGGAAGCGGGGCTCGCGCACTTCGCGAGCTCGACCGGCATCGATTTCTCGCGCTTCGGCCCCGACGAGCCGATCGCGCACGTGAAGACCGATGCGATTCAATCGGCCGTCGACGCGATCTCGACGGCGAGCGCGACGGGGGCATGGACCGTGCGGCGCATCCTCGAGCAGATGTCGATCGGCGGACGCTATCGCCCGCTCGTCGGCTCGCCGTCGCAAGTCGCGGACGCGCTTGCCGCATGGGTCGAGGAAACGGGCATCGACGGCTTCAATGTGACGCGCACGGTGGTGCCCGAGTCGTTCGACGATTTCGTCGATCTGATCGTGCCGGAGTTGCAGAATCGCGGCCTCTACAAGGAGGACTACGACGCTGCGCCGACGCTGCGCGCGAAGCTGTTCGGCGAGAGCGGCCGGTTGCCCGGCTGGCATGCGGGCGCGCAGCACCGGTTCGGCCGCGAGCGCGACACCGGGCAAGTATGA
- a CDS encoding MetQ/NlpA family ABC transporter substrate-binding protein: MQSRLFLVRVVRRASRAAAAAFALVAFAAPLAHADSAPLKAGIATSPQIGALKVAAKEAQGLDVKIIEFTDWSAPLANQEIDVNHFHHIPFLENAKKQGGYDFVAIAPRTIMKIGLYSRKIKRFDQPKDGAPVAIANDPRIRRFIAIHQHSPAVRKSLDNAFGSLYAVG; this comes from the coding sequence ATGCAGTCTCGCCTTTTCCTTGTGCGCGTCGTCCGGCGCGCATCGCGTGCGGCCGCCGCCGCATTTGCGCTTGTCGCGTTCGCCGCGCCGCTCGCGCATGCCGATTCCGCGCCGCTGAAGGCCGGCATCGCGACGAGCCCGCAGATCGGAGCGCTGAAGGTGGCGGCGAAGGAGGCGCAGGGCCTCGACGTGAAGATCATCGAGTTCACCGACTGGAGCGCGCCGCTCGCGAACCAGGAAATCGACGTCAACCATTTTCATCACATCCCGTTCCTCGAGAACGCGAAGAAGCAGGGCGGCTACGATTTCGTCGCGATCGCGCCGCGCACAATCATGAAGATCGGCCTCTATTCGAGGAAGATCAAACGCTTCGATCAACCGAAGGACGGCGCGCCGGTCGCGATCGCGAACGATCCGCGCATTCGCCGCTTCATTGCGATCCATCAGCATTCGCCGGCGGTGAGGAAGTCGCTCGACAACGCATTCGGCTCGCTGTACGCGGTCGGGTGA